Proteins encoded together in one Verrucomicrobiota bacterium window:
- a CDS encoding HEAT repeat domain-containing protein produces the protein MKTTTNVWLGASALLAFVVALVCLRSKPAEPSYQGKSLSEWVGRIPQITFLEFNLVPDSNMVQVAEALRAIGTNALPELLVMLDVDDSIVHKLIRAINRRQHYVKIPIGPEPDESRLLAMEAFTLLGAIAKPAIPQLVARLDGSDKTYPAAAALASIGPDAHPQLLQALRHTNSAIRGKVAAGIGWSEPKGAFAVPSLISMLEDQDKTVRMLAVWALGRIKSDPEKTIPALIKVLADPDTEVAWRAIYSLGQFGTNAAPALPALQQLQTRPNLISILKSVIESAIKQISPPPPPARL, from the coding sequence ATGAAAACCACGACGAACGTATGGCTGGGCGCAAGCGCGCTGCTCGCCTTCGTCGTGGCGTTGGTCTGCCTGCGAAGCAAGCCCGCCGAGCCCAGTTATCAGGGGAAGAGCTTGAGTGAGTGGGTGGGGAGAATTCCTCAGATCACCTTTCTCGAGTTCAACCTCGTGCCGGATTCAAACATGGTGCAAGTCGCAGAGGCCCTGCGGGCCATAGGCACCAATGCACTGCCAGAATTACTGGTCATGCTGGACGTGGATGACTCCATCGTCCACAAACTGATCCGCGCGATCAATCGCCGCCAGCATTACGTTAAAATCCCGATTGGACCAGAGCCAGATGAAAGCAGACTTCTGGCCATGGAGGCGTTCACCCTGCTGGGGGCAATCGCCAAGCCGGCCATCCCGCAACTAGTGGCCCGCTTGGATGGCTCGGACAAAACCTACCCTGCCGCGGCCGCCCTGGCAAGCATCGGCCCGGACGCCCATCCGCAATTATTGCAGGCCTTGCGCCACACCAACAGTGCGATTCGTGGAAAAGTTGCTGCCGGGATTGGTTGGAGTGAACCCAAGGGAGCATTCGCGGTGCCCAGCCTGATCTCAATGCTAGAGGATCAAGATAAAACCGTCCGCATGCTGGCAGTCTGGGCGTTAGGAAGAATCAAAAGTGACCCTGAAAAGACGATTCCCGCACTGATCAAGGTGTTAGCAGACCCAGACACGGAAGTTGCCTGGCGTGCGATATACTCACTGGGGCAATTCGGCACCAATGCCGCGCCCGCTTTGCCCGCCTTGCAGCAACTCCAGACGCGCCCGAATCTTATCTCGATACTAAAATCGGTGATCGAGAGCGCAATCAAGCAAATCTCTCCCCCACCACCGCCCGCGCGCCTCTAA